From Caulobacter segnis, a single genomic window includes:
- the serS gene encoding serine--tRNA ligase has translation MHDIKAIRDNPDAFDRQWSAKGRSGAAAEAVKLDAQLRAAQTALQEAQAKRNESSKLIGMAKAKKDEAEAQRLMAEVEALKGVMATAAEEEALVGGKLKDLLASLPNIPAPEVPAGEDEHGNVEQRSWGDAKALPAGKLNAPKDHVDLGAALGGMDFEAAARMSGARFVVLKKEIARLERAIGQFMLDLQTVEHGYTEISPPLLVKSDALYGTGQLPKFAEDLFHTDDDRWLIPTAEVSLTNIVREQLVAEEELPMRLTALTPSFRAEAGSAGRDTRGMIRQHQFYKVELVSITTPDQSEAEHQRMVECAEAVLKKLELPFRTMLLCTGDMGFGARKTYDLEVWLPSQNMYREVSSCSNCGDFQARRMDARYRKTGEKGGHFVHTLNGSGLAVGRTLVAVLENYQDEAGRIHIPAALQPYMGGVTHIGGAA, from the coding sequence ATGCACGACATCAAGGCCATTCGCGACAATCCCGACGCTTTCGACCGCCAGTGGTCGGCCAAGGGGCGGTCGGGCGCGGCGGCCGAGGCCGTCAAGCTGGACGCCCAACTGCGCGCGGCCCAGACGGCCCTGCAGGAGGCCCAGGCCAAGCGCAATGAGAGCTCCAAGCTGATCGGCATGGCCAAGGCCAAGAAGGACGAGGCCGAGGCTCAGCGCCTGATGGCCGAGGTCGAGGCGCTGAAGGGGGTCATGGCCACCGCCGCCGAAGAGGAAGCCCTGGTCGGCGGCAAGCTGAAGGACCTGCTGGCCAGCCTGCCCAACATTCCGGCCCCCGAGGTTCCGGCGGGCGAGGACGAGCACGGCAATGTCGAGCAGCGCAGCTGGGGCGACGCCAAGGCCCTGCCGGCCGGCAAGCTGAACGCGCCTAAGGACCACGTTGACCTGGGCGCGGCCCTGGGCGGCATGGACTTCGAGGCCGCCGCCCGCATGAGCGGCGCGCGCTTCGTGGTGCTGAAGAAGGAGATCGCCCGTCTGGAGCGCGCTATCGGCCAGTTCATGCTGGACCTGCAGACGGTCGAGCACGGCTACACCGAGATCAGCCCGCCGCTGCTGGTGAAGAGCGACGCCCTTTACGGCACCGGTCAGCTGCCGAAGTTCGCCGAGGATCTGTTCCACACCGATGACGACCGCTGGCTGATCCCGACCGCCGAAGTCTCGCTGACCAACATCGTGCGCGAGCAACTGGTCGCCGAGGAAGAGCTGCCGATGCGCCTGACGGCCCTGACGCCGTCGTTCCGCGCCGAGGCTGGCTCGGCCGGCCGCGACACCCGCGGCATGATCCGCCAGCACCAGTTCTACAAGGTCGAGCTGGTCTCGATCACCACGCCCGACCAGTCGGAAGCCGAGCACCAGCGCATGGTCGAGTGCGCGGAGGCGGTGCTGAAGAAACTGGAGCTGCCGTTCCGCACCATGCTGCTGTGCACCGGCGACATGGGCTTTGGCGCCAGGAAGACCTACGACCTTGAGGTCTGGCTGCCGTCGCAGAACATGTATCGCGAGGTCAGCTCGTGCTCCAACTGCGGCGACTTCCAGGCCCGTCGCATGGACGCGCGCTACCGTAAGACCGGCGAGAAGGGCGGCCACTTCGTCCATACCCTGAACGGCTCGGGCCTGGCCGTCGGCCGCACCCTGGTGGCCGTGCTGGAGAACTACCAGGACGAGGCCGGCCGCATCCACATCCCGGCCGCGCTGCAGCCCTATATGGGCGGCGTGACGCACATCGGGGGCGCCGCGTGA
- the scpB gene encoding SMC-Scp complex subunit ScpB: protein MTVELEPLFVERCIEALLFAAAEPLSDVDLAKRLPEGADIAAGLAALRARYEGRGIELVEVAGRWRFQTANDLSFLMTEEREEPRRLSKAAQETLAIVAYHQPVTRAEIEAVRGVQASRGTIDVLLELGLIRMRGRRRTPGRPVTFGTTDAFLEHYGLANLGDLPGIAEMKAAGLLEMNLPPGFNVPDPLGLRASEDEDPLDLEDGETPEFAQDFLGEPEKAETP from the coding sequence ATGACCGTCGAACTCGAGCCCCTCTTCGTCGAGCGCTGCATCGAGGCCCTGCTGTTCGCGGCGGCCGAGCCGCTCAGCGACGTCGATCTGGCCAAGCGCCTGCCCGAAGGGGCGGACATCGCCGCCGGGCTCGCGGCGTTGCGCGCCCGCTACGAGGGCCGAGGGATCGAACTGGTCGAGGTGGCCGGGCGCTGGCGGTTCCAGACCGCCAACGACCTGTCGTTCCTGATGACGGAAGAGCGCGAGGAGCCGCGGCGCTTGTCCAAGGCGGCCCAGGAGACCCTGGCCATCGTCGCCTACCACCAGCCGGTGACGCGGGCCGAGATCGAGGCCGTGCGGGGCGTCCAGGCCAGCCGGGGCACGATCGACGTGCTGCTGGAGCTGGGCTTGATCCGCATGCGTGGCCGCCGTCGCACACCGGGCCGGCCAGTGACGTTCGGCACCACCGACGCCTTCCTGGAGCACTACGGCCTGGCGAACCTGGGCGACCTGCCGGGCATCGCCGAGATGAAGGCCGCGGGCCTCCTGGAAATGAACCTGCCGCCAGGCTTCAACGTGCCCGATCCGCTGGGCCTGCGCGCCAGCGAGGACGAGGATCCGCTGGACCTGGAAGATGGCGAAACGCCGGAATTCGCCCAGGACTTCCTGGGCGAGCCGGAAAAGGCGGAAACCCCATAG
- the dipM gene encoding cell division endopeptidase DipM — protein MRQLWTQAAVIALTAGTLSACATDAPQYPAREGQASAPARSMPTPNFPISQGPASQSQADAPQATAPSKTTETDAAETLPPAQPIPTQSAPPVTRTELPPAPAPRPAPAPQPVLRSVPPKTVVTTTVTGSVVEVAGEPEVHVVKSGDTLTSIAKRFGVNVNDLAKDNEIKKGQTLRLGQKISGPASERKAYVVQTGDTIFAIAKRFNVTAAALANENDLKTGSSIRKGQKLVLPDGYKDKGPIKTTTVIPGTPGLATVVADESPAPAATTPRRGSTRPAPVDDTPEPTTVSTTSLSVTGSVVSVAGPRQVHTVKSGDTLTSIARKFDMSVSDLADANDLSTKKTLRPGAKIKGPATTNKAYVVQSGDTLGDIAKRFNVSVRSLAGENNLRSTASLKKGQKIVLPDGYKDKGPIRTTTTAAVRSPEPSNTYAWAETPPPRSSTPSAPVPYTPSGNSYPRPSAPVASQPVTPPPSTARPIIESSAAPTEAEIIASGKGKFAWPVRGEIISGFGSNGPGQRNDGLDIRAPQGAPVLAAADGKVAYAGNQVPSFGNLVLVKHADGWVTAYAHLSSINVKMQQDVRQGEQLGAVGSTGGANESKLHFEMRYAPTVKDKAKPVDPGLVLPR, from the coding sequence ATGAGGCAGTTGTGGACGCAAGCGGCGGTGATCGCCCTGACGGCTGGAACGCTCTCCGCTTGTGCTACCGACGCGCCGCAGTATCCGGCGCGTGAGGGGCAGGCTTCGGCGCCCGCCCGGAGCATGCCGACGCCGAACTTCCCGATCAGCCAGGGCCCGGCCAGCCAGTCGCAGGCCGACGCGCCCCAGGCCACGGCGCCCAGCAAGACGACCGAAACCGACGCCGCCGAAACCTTGCCGCCGGCCCAGCCGATCCCCACGCAGTCGGCGCCGCCGGTGACGCGCACCGAGCTGCCGCCCGCGCCGGCGCCGCGCCCGGCCCCCGCGCCGCAGCCCGTGCTGCGCTCGGTTCCGCCCAAGACCGTGGTCACTACCACCGTCACGGGCTCGGTGGTCGAGGTGGCCGGCGAGCCGGAGGTGCATGTCGTCAAGTCCGGCGACACCCTGACCTCGATCGCCAAGCGCTTCGGCGTCAACGTCAACGACCTGGCCAAGGACAACGAGATCAAGAAGGGCCAGACCCTGCGCCTGGGCCAGAAGATCAGCGGTCCGGCCAGCGAGCGTAAGGCCTATGTCGTCCAGACCGGCGACACCATCTTCGCCATCGCCAAGCGCTTCAACGTCACCGCCGCGGCCCTGGCCAACGAGAACGACCTGAAGACCGGTTCGTCGATCCGGAAGGGCCAGAAGCTGGTGCTGCCGGATGGCTACAAGGACAAGGGCCCGATCAAGACCACCACGGTGATTCCGGGGACGCCAGGCTTGGCGACGGTCGTGGCCGACGAGAGCCCCGCGCCGGCGGCGACCACCCCGCGCCGGGGCTCGACGCGCCCCGCGCCGGTCGACGATACGCCCGAACCCACGACGGTCAGCACGACCTCGCTCAGCGTCACCGGATCCGTGGTCTCGGTGGCCGGCCCGCGTCAGGTCCACACCGTCAAGTCGGGTGACACCCTGACCTCGATCGCCCGCAAGTTCGACATGAGCGTCAGCGACCTGGCCGACGCCAACGATCTGAGCACCAAGAAGACCCTGCGCCCGGGCGCCAAGATCAAGGGCCCGGCGACGACCAACAAGGCCTATGTCGTCCAGAGCGGCGACACCCTGGGCGACATCGCCAAGCGCTTCAACGTCAGTGTCCGCTCGCTGGCGGGCGAGAACAACCTGCGCTCCACGGCCTCGCTCAAGAAGGGCCAGAAGATCGTCCTGCCCGACGGCTACAAGGACAAGGGTCCGATCCGGACCACGACCACGGCGGCGGTCCGCTCGCCCGAGCCGTCGAACACCTATGCCTGGGCCGAGACGCCCCCGCCGCGCTCCTCGACGCCGTCCGCCCCGGTGCCCTACACCCCCAGCGGCAACAGCTATCCGCGCCCCAGCGCGCCGGTCGCGTCCCAGCCGGTCACCCCGCCGCCCTCGACCGCGCGTCCGATCATCGAGAGCAGCGCCGCTCCGACCGAGGCCGAGATCATCGCCTCGGGCAAGGGCAAGTTCGCCTGGCCGGTGCGCGGCGAGATCATCTCGGGCTTCGGCTCCAATGGACCGGGTCAGCGCAACGACGGCCTGGACATCCGCGCGCCGCAGGGCGCGCCGGTGCTGGCGGCCGCCGATGGCAAGGTGGCCTATGCCGGCAACCAGGTGCCCAGCTTCGGCAACCTCGTGCTGGTCAAGCACGCAGACGGCTGGGTGACGGCCTACGCCCACCTCTCCAGCATCAACGTCAAGATGCAGCAGGACGTGCGCCAAGGCGAACAGCTGGGCGCGGTCGGCTCCACGGGCGGGGCCAACGAGTCCAAGCTGCACTTCGAGATGCGCTATGCGCCGACCGTCAAGGACAAGGCCAAGCCGGTCGACCCCGGCCTGGTGCTCCCACGCTGA
- a CDS encoding segregation and condensation protein A produces the protein MSTGFQPTFDFEAANEAAEDGAALVIDIDGYEGPLHVLLALARSQKVDLLQLSITRLAEQYLAFVQQARRVRFALAADYLVMAAWLAYLKSRLLLPKPERAKAEEPPAEEMAAQLAFRLAKLDVMRKAVEALKDRPILGRDVFMRGDPEAVKIVSSTRLEGDLYGLMSAYIEQRKREHSRHYAPRPPTAYPLEDARDRLRSLLPKMEDWTVLSTIAPIERALEEEDGPTPASYLASTLSASLELVKEGILEARQMEHFQDIYLRTRAEPLEVTE, from the coding sequence GTGAGCACGGGCTTCCAGCCCACCTTCGACTTCGAGGCCGCCAACGAGGCGGCCGAGGACGGCGCCGCGCTGGTCATCGATATCGACGGCTATGAAGGCCCATTGCACGTCCTTTTGGCGCTCGCGCGCAGTCAAAAGGTCGACCTGCTGCAGCTGTCGATCACCCGCCTGGCCGAGCAGTATCTGGCCTTCGTGCAGCAGGCCCGTCGCGTGCGCTTCGCCCTGGCGGCCGACTATCTGGTGATGGCCGCCTGGCTGGCCTATCTGAAGTCGCGCCTGCTGCTGCCCAAGCCCGAGCGCGCCAAGGCCGAGGAGCCGCCGGCCGAGGAGATGGCCGCCCAGCTGGCCTTCCGCCTGGCCAAGCTGGACGTCATGCGCAAGGCCGTCGAGGCCCTGAAGGACCGTCCGATCCTGGGTCGCGACGTCTTCATGCGCGGCGACCCCGAGGCGGTGAAGATCGTCTCTTCCACACGGCTGGAAGGCGATCTCTACGGTCTGATGAGCGCCTATATCGAGCAGCGCAAGCGCGAGCACAGCCGTCACTACGCCCCACGTCCGCCGACCGCCTATCCGCTGGAGGACGCCCGCGATCGGTTGCGCAGTCTGCTGCCGAAGATGGAGGACTGGACGGTCCTGTCGACCATCGCCCCGATCGAGCGGGCGCTGGAGGAGGAAGATGGCCCGACGCCGGCCTCGTACCTGGCCTCGACCCTGTCGGCCTCGCTGGAGCTCGTGAAGGAAGGCATCCTGGAGGCGCGCCAGATGGAGCACTTCCAGGACATCTACTTGCGGACCCGGGCGGAGCCTCTAGAGGTCACCGAATGA
- the tatA gene encoding twin-arginine translocase TatA/TatE family subunit, with amino-acid sequence MGSFGPIHWIIVAVVVLLLFGGRGKLSGIMGDAAKGIRAFKDGLKDDVSTEVADNKTKGSLPRTEQEAEELRKS; translated from the coding sequence ATGGGAAGTTTCGGTCCTATCCACTGGATCATCGTCGCGGTCGTCGTGCTGCTGCTGTTCGGCGGTCGCGGCAAGCTGTCGGGCATCATGGGCGACGCGGCCAAGGGCATCCGGGCGTTCAAGGACGGCCTGAAGGACGACGTCAGCACTGAAGTCGCTGACAACAAGACCAAGGGCTCGCTGCCGCGCACCGAGCAGGAAGCCGAAGAGCTTCGCAAGTCGTAA
- a CDS encoding protein-L-isoaspartate(D-aspartate) O-methyltransferase, translating to MSGRTTKAAENAKADLPRLMQALRDQGVTDLQVLKAIETTPRDLFTPDLFKDRSWEDSALPIACGQTISQPYIVGLMTQALTVEPRSRVLEIGTGSGYQTTILSKVSRLVYTIERYRTLMKEAEGRFHKLGLTNVITKFGDGGEGWAEQAPFDRIMVTAAAEDDPKRLLSQLKPNGVLVAPVGKGPVQSLRRYAGDGKGGFRVEILCDVRFVPLLAGVAKDQ from the coding sequence ATGAGCGGACGGACGACCAAGGCCGCCGAGAACGCCAAGGCCGACCTGCCGCGCCTGATGCAGGCCCTGCGCGACCAGGGGGTCACCGACCTCCAGGTGCTGAAGGCCATCGAGACCACGCCGCGCGATCTGTTCACGCCCGACCTGTTCAAGGACCGCTCGTGGGAGGATTCGGCCCTGCCGATCGCCTGCGGCCAGACCATCAGCCAGCCCTACATCGTGGGCCTGATGACCCAGGCCCTGACCGTCGAGCCGCGCTCGCGCGTGCTCGAGATCGGCACGGGCTCGGGCTACCAGACGACGATCCTCAGCAAGGTCTCGCGCCTCGTCTACACGATCGAGCGCTACCGGACGCTGATGAAGGAGGCCGAGGGCCGCTTCCACAAGCTGGGCCTGACCAACGTCATCACCAAGTTCGGCGACGGCGGCGAGGGCTGGGCCGAACAGGCGCCGTTCGACCGCATTATGGTCACGGCCGCCGCCGAAGATGATCCCAAGCGGCTGCTTTCGCAGCTGAAACCCAATGGCGTGCTGGTCGCGCCGGTGGGGAAGGGGCCTGTACAGAGCCTTCGCCGCTACGCGGGCGACGGCAAGGGGGGCTTCCGGGTCGAGATCCTGTGCGACGTGCGCTTCGTGCCCCTGCTGGCCGGCGTCGCCAAGGACCAGTGA
- a CDS encoding VOC family protein gives MPATFRHFAINADDTVRARHFYEDVFGWRFDPWGPPDFYQIKNAGQGLLGALQGRRELAPGVRMASYEVSFGVENLKATIAAIEAGGGRIVMPPYRIEGVGELIYFEDTEGNLVGAMQYDPGVFD, from the coding sequence ATGCCCGCGACGTTCAGACATTTCGCCATCAACGCCGACGACACCGTTCGCGCCAGACACTTCTACGAGGACGTGTTCGGCTGGCGCTTCGACCCGTGGGGGCCACCGGACTTCTACCAGATCAAGAACGCCGGGCAGGGCCTGCTGGGCGCCCTGCAGGGACGGCGCGAATTAGCGCCCGGCGTGCGCATGGCCAGCTACGAGGTCAGCTTCGGCGTCGAGAATCTGAAGGCGACCATCGCCGCCATCGAGGCTGGCGGCGGCAGGATCGTCATGCCGCCCTATCGCATCGAGGGTGTCGGCGAGCTGATCTATTTCGAGGACACCGAGGGCAATCTGGTCGGGGCCATGCAGTACGATCCCGGGGTGTTCGATTGA
- the tatB gene encoding Sec-independent protein translocase protein TatB, protein MLPDIGGTELLVIAAVALIVVGPKDLPVLLRKLGQFVGRMRGMASEFRASFDEMARQSELDELRREVQAMRSGQFANPVQEAADAAKDAGVDQVFADIDASLSSGATQMHPYAGGEIHNPSLTADNSILPPAAEIVEKPKRAPRKKAAAAQSSIVEPAKAPRKKAASKKDITVETPTAAPAPRKRATKARGSNASDTVS, encoded by the coding sequence ATGCTTCCTGATATCGGTGGCACAGAACTCCTTGTCATCGCCGCTGTCGCCCTGATCGTGGTCGGACCCAAGGACCTGCCCGTTCTGCTGCGCAAGCTCGGCCAGTTCGTCGGTCGCATGCGCGGCATGGCGTCTGAATTCCGAGCCAGCTTCGACGAAATGGCGCGCCAGTCCGAGCTGGACGAGCTGCGCCGCGAGGTCCAGGCCATGCGCTCGGGCCAGTTCGCCAATCCCGTGCAGGAGGCCGCCGACGCGGCCAAGGACGCGGGCGTGGACCAGGTCTTCGCCGACATCGACGCCTCGCTATCCAGCGGCGCGACCCAGATGCACCCCTATGCCGGGGGCGAGATCCACAATCCGTCTCTGACCGCCGACAATTCGATCCTGCCGCCGGCCGCGGAAATCGTCGAGAAGCCCAAGCGCGCGCCGCGCAAGAAGGCCGCCGCCGCCCAGTCGTCGATCGTCGAGCCGGCCAAGGCCCCGCGCAAGAAGGCGGCCTCTAAGAAGGACATCACCGTCGAGACCCCCACGGCCGCCCCGGCGCCGCGTAAGCGAGCGACCAAGGCCCGCGGCTCGAACGCTTCGGATACCGTCTCGTGA
- a CDS encoding AraC family transcriptional regulator — protein MSAQGDGFDVRTYAAGLHAGTVLPAHAHGWGQLIFAASGVMQVITDEATWTVPPTRAIWAPAGVRHAIVARGEVAMRTLYIDRPRSDPLPDRPRVLAVAPLLRELILRILEVGMLDPARPPHDRLAGLLVDLLLDAPDEDLALPLPRDARALRLAETWRENPADTRDLAEAARSVGASLRTLQRLFPRETGLTLEGWRQKARLVHAVVRLAAGASVTEAALDCGYQSLAAFSEAFVRQFGVTPGRFAPR, from the coding sequence TTGAGCGCTCAAGGCGACGGCTTCGACGTCCGCACCTACGCGGCGGGGCTGCACGCCGGGACCGTCCTGCCAGCCCATGCCCACGGATGGGGCCAGCTGATCTTCGCCGCCTCGGGGGTCATGCAGGTGATCACCGACGAGGCCACCTGGACCGTCCCGCCGACGCGCGCCATCTGGGCCCCGGCCGGCGTGCGCCACGCTATCGTCGCGCGCGGCGAAGTCGCCATGCGCACGCTCTACATCGACCGGCCACGTTCTGACCCGCTTCCGGATCGACCGCGCGTGCTGGCGGTGGCGCCGCTGCTGCGTGAGCTGATCCTGCGTATCCTCGAGGTCGGGATGCTGGACCCGGCGCGGCCGCCGCACGATCGCCTCGCCGGCCTGCTGGTCGATCTGCTGCTGGATGCGCCCGACGAGGACTTGGCGCTGCCCCTGCCTCGCGACGCCCGCGCCCTGCGACTGGCCGAGACCTGGCGCGAGAACCCCGCCGACACGCGCGACCTGGCCGAAGCGGCCCGGAGCGTCGGCGCCAGCCTCCGCACCCTGCAGCGCCTGTTCCCGCGCGAGACCGGCCTGACGCTGGAAGGCTGGCGGCAGAAGGCCCGGTTGGTCCACGCCGTGGTGCGCCTGGCGGCCGGGGCCAGCGTCACCGAGGCGGCCCTGGACTGCGGCTACCAGAGTCTTGCCGCCTTCAGCGAAGCCTTCGTCCGTCAGTTCGGCGTGACGCCCGGACGCTTCGCCCCGCGATAA
- the nagZ gene encoding beta-N-acetylhexosaminidase, with protein sequence MSLLMGAASSAAILGCSGTTLTAEEVAFFKDVKPWGFILFKRNIADPNQVRALTAALRETVGRADAPILIDQEGGRVARLQPPHWRTYPPGRAYGALVANDPLTAREITRLGARLIAHDLTSLGINVDCVPVLDVPDPKGHEIIGDRAYCDTPEQVATLGRAAAEGLLAGGVLPIIKHIPGHGRALSDSHLELPVVKAKLTELDARDFAPFRVLSDMPMAMTAHVVYTAIDSKNPATTSKKAIKKVIRESIGFDGLLMSDDLSMKALSGDFKQRAKDSLSAGCDVVLHCNGDMAEMKAVMSGVGKMGKEARRRAQAVMGRLVKVPEPFDVAEARARFDAAFDGKFA encoded by the coding sequence ATGAGCCTCTTGATGGGCGCCGCCTCTTCCGCCGCCATCCTCGGCTGCTCCGGGACCACGCTGACGGCCGAGGAGGTCGCGTTCTTCAAGGACGTGAAGCCCTGGGGCTTCATCCTCTTCAAGCGCAACATCGCCGACCCCAACCAGGTCCGGGCCCTGACCGCCGCCTTACGCGAGACGGTCGGGCGCGCCGATGCGCCGATCCTGATCGACCAGGAGGGCGGCCGCGTCGCCCGCCTGCAGCCGCCGCACTGGCGCACCTATCCGCCGGGCCGCGCCTATGGCGCGCTGGTGGCCAACGACCCGCTGACGGCGCGCGAGATCACCCGTCTGGGCGCGCGCCTGATCGCGCATGATCTGACGTCGCTGGGCATCAATGTCGACTGCGTGCCGGTGCTTGACGTGCCGGACCCCAAGGGGCACGAGATCATCGGCGACCGCGCCTATTGCGACACGCCCGAGCAGGTGGCGACCCTGGGTCGCGCGGCCGCCGAGGGGCTGCTGGCCGGCGGGGTACTGCCGATCATCAAGCACATCCCCGGCCACGGCCGCGCCCTGAGCGACAGCCATCTGGAGCTGCCGGTCGTGAAGGCCAAGCTGACCGAACTGGACGCTCGCGACTTCGCGCCATTCCGGGTGCTGTCGGACATGCCGATGGCGATGACGGCCCACGTCGTCTACACGGCCATCGACAGCAAGAACCCGGCCACGACCTCCAAGAAGGCCATCAAGAAGGTCATTCGCGAGTCGATCGGCTTCGACGGCCTGCTGATGAGCGACGACCTGTCGATGAAGGCGCTGAGCGGCGACTTCAAGCAGCGCGCCAAGGACAGCTTGTCGGCCGGCTGCGACGTCGTCCTGCACTGCAACGGCGACATGGCCGAGATGAAGGCCGTGATGTCGGGCGTCGGCAAGATGGGCAAGGAAGCTCGCCGCCGCGCTCAGGCCGTGATGGGGCGTTTGGTCAAGGTTCCCGAGCCCTTCGACGTGGCGGAGGCCCGCGCCCGCTTCGACGCGGCGTTCGACGGAAAGTTTGCGTGA
- the surE gene encoding 5'/3'-nucleotidase SurE has protein sequence MRILLTNDDGIHAPGLKALETIARALTDDVWICAPEYEQSGASRALTLSDPIRVRKLDDRRFAVEGTPTDCVMMAVQQLIDGPAPDLVLSGVNRGQNLAEDVTLSGTVAGAIEGMAHGIPSIALSQTMTFFHEEVVAHWETAEHFGPGIVQRLLEVGWPADVVMNVNFPALPIEEVGAVEVTRQGFRDGLLRNMEKRTDLRGRDYYWMGFSAKASQPAEGTDLRAIYEGRISVTPLHIDLTHHETVHALKGVLGGAPPKLKVGE, from the coding sequence GTGAGGATCCTCCTCACCAACGACGACGGCATCCACGCGCCGGGCCTGAAGGCCCTGGAGACGATCGCCCGCGCCCTGACCGACGACGTCTGGATCTGCGCGCCGGAATACGAGCAGTCGGGCGCCAGCCGGGCCCTGACCCTGTCGGACCCGATCCGCGTGCGGAAGCTGGATGACCGCCGCTTCGCCGTCGAGGGCACGCCGACCGACTGTGTGATGATGGCCGTGCAGCAGCTGATCGACGGTCCCGCGCCGGATCTGGTGCTGTCGGGCGTCAATCGCGGTCAGAACCTGGCCGAGGACGTCACCCTGTCGGGCACGGTGGCCGGCGCCATCGAGGGCATGGCCCACGGCATCCCGTCGATCGCCCTGTCGCAGACCATGACCTTCTTCCACGAGGAGGTCGTCGCCCACTGGGAAACGGCCGAGCACTTCGGTCCGGGGATCGTCCAGCGGTTGTTGGAGGTGGGCTGGCCCGCCGACGTGGTGATGAACGTCAACTTCCCGGCGCTGCCGATCGAAGAGGTCGGCGCGGTCGAGGTGACCCGTCAGGGCTTCCGCGACGGCCTGCTGCGCAACATGGAAAAGCGCACCGACCTGCGCGGCCGCGACTACTACTGGATGGGCTTCTCGGCCAAGGCCTCGCAGCCGGCCGAGGGCACCGACCTGCGTGCCATCTACGAAGGCCGCATCTCGGTCACCCCGCTGCACATCGACCTGACGCACCATGAGACCGTCCACGCGCTGAAGGGCGTCCTGGGCGGCGCGCCGCCGAAGCTGAAGGTGGGCGAATGA
- the tatC gene encoding twin-arginine translocase subunit TatC, whose protein sequence is MNDKAYDTEDEIESSRAPLLDHLIELRTRLIICVAAIAVAFGICFAFVKPIFLFLVRPFTVAEGLKAVQDAGGHHGSFDLLLALVGIKKVPAASLAQITLQATAPLEQFFTNIKLAAFGAIILAFPIIAWQLYRFVAPGLYKKERNAFLPFLIASPVLFLMGASLVYYVMLPFVLWFSLSQQIVGEGVKVVLQTRVSEYLTLVTTLLLAFGLSFQLPVVLSLAGLAGLVDSKMLRAGRRYAIVAVFVVAAIVTPPDPISQITLAVPLCLLYEISIWCVWLIERRRKREEDEDAGTDVVAV, encoded by the coding sequence GTGAACGACAAGGCCTACGACACCGAGGACGAGATCGAATCCTCGCGCGCGCCCCTGCTAGATCACCTGATCGAGCTGCGCACCCGCCTGATCATCTGCGTCGCCGCGATCGCCGTGGCGTTCGGGATCTGCTTCGCCTTCGTCAAGCCGATCTTCCTGTTCCTGGTCCGCCCGTTCACGGTGGCCGAGGGGCTGAAGGCCGTGCAGGACGCCGGCGGTCACCACGGCTCGTTCGACCTGCTGCTGGCCCTGGTCGGCATCAAGAAGGTCCCGGCCGCCTCGCTGGCCCAGATCACGCTGCAGGCCACCGCGCCGCTGGAGCAGTTCTTCACCAACATCAAGCTGGCCGCGTTCGGGGCCATTATCCTGGCCTTCCCGATCATCGCCTGGCAGCTGTACCGCTTCGTCGCGCCGGGCCTGTACAAGAAGGAACGCAACGCGTTCCTGCCGTTCCTGATCGCCTCGCCGGTGCTGTTCCTGATGGGCGCGTCGCTGGTCTACTATGTGATGCTGCCGTTCGTGCTGTGGTTCTCGCTGAGCCAGCAGATCGTCGGCGAGGGCGTCAAGGTCGTGCTGCAGACGCGGGTCTCGGAGTATCTGACCCTGGTCACCACCCTGCTTCTGGCCTTCGGTCTCAGCTTTCAGCTCCCGGTCGTGCTGTCCCTGGCCGGGCTCGCGGGTCTGGTCGATTCCAAGATGCTGCGGGCGGGCCGCCGCTACGCCATTGTCGCCGTCTTCGTGGTGGCCGCCATCGTCACCCCGCCCGATCCCATCAGCCAGATCACGCTCGCCGTGCCTCTGTGCCTGCTCTACGAGATCTCGATCTGGTGCGTCTGGCTGATCGAACGCCGCCGCAAGCGGGAAGAGGACGAGGACGCCGGCACGGACGTCGTGGCGGTTTGA